In Hydractinia symbiolongicarpus strain clone_291-10 chromosome 13, HSymV2.1, whole genome shotgun sequence, a single genomic region encodes these proteins:
- the LOC130622946 gene encoding uncharacterized protein LOC130622946, producing MMLKENEWAWNQYEKSKLHADENTNALLRDDALGFTTPKSSKFPVVDRATTSLKADVIIHPKSVGKSHRSHRSPSTRSKETRSSGRSQVSSLRSRAADQKAELAQLKTKASFLEAKLEAEASMKRLELKEQVALAEAKLSIYEEAKDEDEKSHFSRPLDTDDEQIRSYAKCQSWVNNGCIGVIGSGYEGARSHPKLVKKIPKFLPDVPQNTAQPQVVDNSVDVNKDWNINNEQESLNPFGNNTERVLCELLLQQSAPDIKIDPFDGNVLDFQYFMTTFEAVVETKIKSNKGRLTRLINYTTGEPKELIKSCIYDTSEHCYSRAKDLLKKTYGDQFRIANAYRKELREWPTLRAGDSEAFRKFYTFLIKCYGGLERQIKSELTSPEVLRQLQSKLPQALQQRWNRTVLNVRRKNHHEAELRDFVDFMEQETTLENDPLYSREAISELKNKKDNDVKNKKDPPKLETNLTGVTRDCLYCSNKHKLEDCRKIMKIDVEERNKFVWEKKLCFACLEPITSNHQARNCENKLSCKTCKKRHPTILHGFIRPKRTNKNDKENNDKKEGEEPEISNAFARTKKSVCCKTDNNVEIISMSVVPVVLSHPKSAESITTYAMLDNCSQGTFITDEIVHRLNLTGISSTIVVKTLTSESREDSCLITGLMVEPITRDFKVTIQSCYSRRHLPIDPMEIPTPEKVAEWPHLRHIKHSFHKYDPGIPIGLLIGANCPQALEPIKVIPSDGNGPYGLKTRLGWSLVGPLLRRKGEKQKIRCNRIAVKDSSTDKVAALHLIQQDELRDVTIEGMLKRMYDADFSEMNAFKNIKSDYVSIHDQKFLSLMEKEVKFVNGKYQLPLPLINQLPFPNNKCQALARLKWIKKNLESNSIFKEDYLTFMNNLTTQGFAEMVPKQEVKGEPGHVWYIPHHGVYHPRKPGKIRVVFDCTATYKGVSLNGRLMQGPDMTNLLVGILCRFRLEPVAFMADIESMFYQVKVPPNQRDYLRYLWWPDGDTSKDLVDHRMTVHIFGGNSSPSCSNYALKRSGTDNESEFGEEAVKVIMKDFYVDDLLKSVKSIEEAIKIIKSAIQICSKGGFRLTKFISNSREVINSIPTKERAKNIKSLDLKNESLPIERALGVHWSIEDDKLGFRITMQDKPLSKRGVLATISSIYDPLGLAAPFLLKGRKIMQNLCKEKTSWDEKISEPLRSAWERWRLDIVLLKKLEVNRCVKPLHFKEIESTSLHHFSDASNEGYGTATYLRIRDVEGNVNCCLLLGKSRVAPIKMVSIPRLELTAATVAVKVGVMLKQEMPAVDYECYWTDSNVVLGYINNESRRFHIFVANRIQQIQENTSLDQWNHVPTHENPADDASRGISLKHVEKSSRWFKGPQFLWEEREAWPAAYDPAKNSVTDDPEFKRSVSVFVSATDSGILCTFERRISRLQKCIRVMALVGRFIDILKMKIKAPSHGMTRRSQKASPPVLCVEDLQRAEKCLIKLVQQQHFASEIKALASKEWRQDRRNDKIKKSALKECSKLYKLSPFIDDDGILRVGGRLCNMDEAYQFKYPAILPKESWFSELVLRWCHENTHHSGRGITLQEIQQRGYWIIHINSAVRQLIHHCVRCRILRGRAGQQVMADLPKDRVDACPPFTYCAVDLFGPLVIKPYRKFVKRYGCLFTCLASRAVHIEVVNTLETDSFILALRRFVARRGNIRTMRSDNGTNFVGTETEFIKALKQMDNAKVKQFLQSVGCDWILWKRNTPAASHMGGVWERQIRSVRAILKDLFNHNGSRLSEESLHTILTEAESIVNSRPLCVEAISDANSATPISPLALLTMKSKVVLPPPGNFEEASLYCRKQWKRAQYVLDMFWRRWKCEYLCSLQTRTKWNKNERNFAAGDIVMVQNEDCERGRWPLARVVAVKTSADGKVRSCSVKLGSRAGTILDRPITKLIQLLEYRIPDEEPQFSR from the coding sequence AAATGAATGGGCGTGGAACCAGTATGAAAAATCAAAGCTTCATGCTGACGAAAACACAAATGCTCTGTTGAGAGATGACGCTCTTGGATTCACAACTCCTAAATCATCAAAGTTCCCCGTTGTTGATCGGGCAACTACCAGCCTAAAAGCTGATGTTATTATTCACCCGAAGTCAGTTGGAAAGTCGCATAGATCGCACAGATCGCCCTCGACACGTTCGAAAGAGACAAGATCTTCAGGTCGTTCGCAAGTATCTTCCTTGCGTAGTCGTGCTGCGGATCAAAAGGCTGAGTTAGCGCAACTGAAGACAAAGGCGTCATTTTTAGAAGCAAAACTGGAAGCTGAAGCAAGCATGAAAAGATTGGAGCTTAAAGAGCAGGTTGCTTTGGCAGAAGCAAAACTCAGCATATATGAAGAAGCCAAGGACGAagatgaaaaaagtcatttctcaaGACCATTGGACACGGATGATGAACAAATCCGCTCATATGCGAAGTGCCAATCTTGGGTGAATAATGGTTGTATAGGTGTCATTGGCTCCGGTTATGAAGGCGCTAGAAGTCATCCAAAGTTGGTAAAGAAAATTCCCAAATTTCTTCCTGATGTGCCACAAAACACCGCACAACCGCAAGTGGTCGATAATTCAGTTGATGTTAACAAAGACTGGAACATTAACAATGAGCAGGAATCTCTAAACCCATTTGGAAATAACACAGAAAGGGTGTTATGCGAATTACTGCTACAGCAAAGTGCACCAGACATCAAAATTGACCCATTTGATGGAAATGTGCTTGACTTCCAATACTTCATGACCACATTTGAAGCAGTTGTTGAGACCAAGATCAAAAGTAATAAAGGTCGATTGACTCGCCTGATCAATTACACAACTGGTGAGCCAAAAGAATTGATCAAAAGCTGTATATATGATACATCAGAACATTGCTACTCAAGAGCAAAGGATCTTCTGAAGAAAACCTACGGTGATCAATTCAGAATTGCAAATGCCTACAGAAAGGAGCTCAGAGAATGGCCCACTCTCCGTGCTGGTGATTCTGAAGCGTTCAGAAAGTTCTATACGTTCCTCATAAAATGCTACGGTGGTTTGGAGAGACAAATAAAAAGCGAATTAACATCTCCAGAAGTCCTCAGACAACTTCAATCAAAGCTCCCACAAGCCTTGCAACAAAGATGGAATCGGACGGTTCTCAACGTCCGTCGGAAAAACCATCACGAAGCGGAGCTGAGGGATTTTGTTGACTTCATGGAGCAAGAGACAACGCTTGAAAATGATCCTCTCTACTCTAGAGAAGCCATCAGTGAATTGAAGAATAAAAAGGATAATGACGTGAAAAACAAGAAAGATCCACCCAAACTTGAAACAAACCTGACGGGCGTCACCAGAGATTGTCTCTACTGTTCGAACAAACATAAATTGGAAGATTGtcgaaaaataatgaaaatagacGTAGAGGaaagaaacaaatttgtttGGGAGAAGAAGCTTTGTTTCGCGTGTTTGGAACCAATTACCAGCAATCACCAAGCAAGAAATTGCGAAAACAAATTGTCTTGCAAGACGTGCAAAAAGAGGCACCCAACCATTTTGCATGGTTTCATCCGACCAAAGAGGACCAACAAGAACGACAaggaaaataatgataaaaaggaAGGTGAGGAGCCTGAAATCTCAAATGCATTTGCAAGAACGAAGAAATCTGTTTGTTGCAAGACAGATAACAACGTAGAAATCATCAGCATGTCTGTAGTGCCTGTGGTGTTGTCGCATCCAAAGTCTGCTGAGTCAATCACCACCTATGCTATGTTGGATAATTGCAGTCAGGGTACGTTCATAACCGATGAAATCGTTCATCGCTTGAATTTAACCGGTATTTCGTCGACGATCGTCGTGAAGACTCTCACAAGCGAGAGTCGTGAAGATTCTTGTCTAATAACCGGTTTGATGGTAGAGCCCATTACACGAGATTTCAAAGTAACAATACAGAGTTGTTACAGTAGAAGACATCTTCCAATAGATCCCATGGAAATACCTACTCCCGAGAAAGTTGCTGAATGGCCTCATTTGCGACATATAAAGCATTCCTTTCACAAATACGATCCTGGAATACCGATTGGTTTGCTTATTGGAGCCAATTGCCCACAAGCGCTAGAACCGATAAAGGTAATTCCATCCGATGGAAATGGACCATATGGGTTAAAAACAAGGTTGGGATGGAGTCTTGTCGGACCTTTGCTTCGTCGCAAAGGGGAGAAGCAGAAAATTCGATGCAACAGAATTGCTGTGAAAGATTCCTCCACTGACAAAGTTGCTGCACTTCACCTAATTCAACAAGATGAATTACGGGATGTAACAATTGAGGGGATGCTGAAAAGAATGTACGATGCTGATTTTTCAGAAATGAACGCATTCAAGAATATTAAAAGTGATTACGTATCCATTCACGACCAAAAATTTTTATCACTAATGGAAAAGGAAGTAAAATTTGTAAATGGAAAATATCAACTCCCGCTGCCTTTAATAAACCAACTTCCATTTCCAAATAATAAATGTCAGGCCTTGGCAAGGCTGAAATGGATCAAGAAGAATCTTGAAAGTAATTCGATCTTCAAAGAGGATTACCTCACGTTCATGAACAACCTGACGACCCAAGGTTTCGCTGAGATGGTTCCAAAGCAGGAAGTTAAAGGGGAACCTGGTCATGTGTGGTATATTCCCCACCATGGAGTTTATCATCCGCGTAAGCCTGGGAAGATCAGAGTAGTATTTGATTGTACTGCTACATACAAAGGCGTCTCCCTGAACGGACGACTCATGCAAGGCCCAGATATGACAAATCTGCTAGTTGGAATTCTGTGTAGATTCCGTTTGGAACCAGTAGCGTTTATGGCGGATATCGAGTCCATGTTCTATCAGGTTAAGGTGCCGCCGAATCAACGGGATTATTTGCGATACCTTTGGTGGCCTGATGGGGATACCTCTAAAGATTTGGTAGATCATCGCATGACTGTCCATATATTCGGTGGAAATTCCTCCCCAAGTTGTTCCAACTATGCCCTGAAAAGAAGTGGAACAGACAACGAAAGTGAATTTGGTGAGGAGGCTGTGAAAGTTATTATGAAGGATTTTTATGTCGACGATCTTTTGAAATCCGTGAAAAGTATCGAAGAAGCCATCAAAATCATCAAATCAGCGATACAAATTTGCAGCAAAGGTGGCTTCCGCCTCACAAAGTTCATATCAAATAGCAGAGAGGTTATCAATTCCATTCCTACTAAAGAACGCGCAAAGAACATAAAGTCCCTGGACTTGAAAAACGAATCGCTGCCGATCGAAAGGGCCCTCGGTGTTCATTGGTCGATAGAGGACGACAAACTAGGTTTTCGCATAACTATGCAAGACAAACCTCTGTCGAAGAGAGGGGTGTTGGCTACCATAAGCTCAATTTATGACCCGCTTGGATTAGCAGCGCCGTTCTTGTTGAAGGGtagaaaaattatgcaaaatctttgcaaagaaaaaacatcATGGGACGAAAAGATCTCTGAACCTCTTCGAAGCGCTTGGGAAAGATGGCGATTAGATATCGTCCTTCTTAAAAAACTGGAAGTTAACCGATGCGTCAAGCCACTTCATTTCAAAGAGATCGAGTCAACGTCCCTCCATCATTTTTCAGACGCATCCAATGAAGGTTACGGAACTGCTACGTATCTTCGCATCAGAGATGTAGAAGGAAACGTCAACTGCTGCTTACTCCTTGGAAAATCGAGAGTAGCTCCAATAAAGATGGTTTCAATACCAAGGTTGGAGTTGACAGCAGCAACTGTGGCCGTAAAGGTCGGAGTAATGTTGAAGCAAGAAATGCCTGCCGTAGACTACGAATGTTATTGGACAGACAGCAACGTAGTACTGGGTTATATTAATAACGAATCAAgacgttttcatatttttgtggcAAATAGAATTCAACAAATTCAAGAAAATACTTCGTTGGATCAATGGAATCACGTTCCTACCCATGAAAACCCAGCCGATGATGCCTCGAGAGGCATAAGTTTGAAACATGTAGAGAAGAGTAGTAGATGGTTCAAGGGACCTCAGTTTCTCTGGGAAGAAAGGGAAGCATGGCCAGCTGCCTACGATCCAGCGAAAAACAGTGTCACTGATGATCCCGAATTTAAACGTAGCGTTTCAGTATTTGTTTcagcaactgattctggaatctTATGTACATTCGAGAGAAGAATTTCCAGGCTACAGAAATGCATACGGGTCATGGCCTTGGTCGGTCGATTTATCGACATTCtgaagatgaaaataaaagcCCCAAGTCATGGGATGACAAGAAGAAGCCAGAAGGCGAGTCCCCCAGTGCTGTGCGTTGAAGATCTTCAACGAGCcgaaaaatgtttaataaaattagTACAACAACAACACTTTGCCTCTGAAATTAAAGCTCTTGCTTCAAAGGAATGGAGACAAGATCGACGAAACGACAAAATTAAGAAGTCTGCTTTGAAAGAATGCAGCAAATTATACAAATTGAGTCCTTTCATTGACGATGATGGAATTCTCAGAGTTGGTGGAAGATTGTGCAACATGGATGAAGCGTATCAATTCAAATATCCTGCTATTCTTCCCAAAGAAAGTTGGTTTTCCGAACTTGTGCTCCGATGGTGCCACGAAAACACTCACCATTCGGGGAGAGGAATAACATTGCAAGAAATTCAGCAACGTGGATATTGGATCATACACATCAACTCAGCAGTACGACAGTTGATTCATCATTGTGTACGATGTAGAATATTGAGGGGAAGAGCTGGCCAGCAAGTCATGGCAGATTTACCCAAAGATCGAGTAGACGCATGCCCACCTTTCACATACTGCGCAGTGGATCTCTTTGGGCCATTGGTCATAAAACCATATCGAAAGTTTGTAAAAAGATATGGCTGCCTCTTTACCTGTTTGGCGAGCAGAGCCGTCCATATTGAAGTTGTCAACACCTTGGAAACTGACTCCTTCATTCTAGCTTTGCGACGGTTTGTTGCTAGAAGAGGAAACATTCGAACGATGAGAAGCGACAACGGCACTAACTTTGTCGGCACCGAGACCGAGTTCATAAAGGCATTAAAACAAATGGACAATGCGAAAGTTAAACAATTCCTTCAAAGTGTTGGTTGTGATTGGATTCTCTGGAAGAGGAATACACCTGCTGCTTCGCACATGGGTGGAGTATGGGAGCGCCAGATTCGATCTGTGCGCGCAATATTAAAAGATCTTTTCAATCATAATGGCTCGCGTTTGAGTGAAGAATCGCTGCACACTATTTTAACAGAAGCAGAAAGTATCGTTAACTCTAGACCTTTATGCGTCGAAGCAATCAGCGATGCAAACAGTGCAACACCAATTTCACCACTTGCTCTTCTAACGATGAAATCAAAGGTAGTTTTACCGCCTCCTGGTAATTTTGAAGAAGCGTCGTTATATTGCAGGAAACAGTGGAAAAGAGCTCAGTATGTGTTGGATATGTTCTGGAGACGATGGAAATGCGAATATCTGTGTTCACTACAGACACGAACAAAGTGGAATAAAAACGAACGAAATTTTGCTGCTGGTGATATAGTGATGGTGCAAAATGAGGATTGTGAAAGAGGACGGTGGCCACTGGCAAGAGTGGTGGCTGTAAAAACGAGTGCAGATGGAAAGGTTCGGAGTTGTAGCGTGAAGCTTGGTAGCCGTGCTGGTACAATATTGGATCGACCAATCACGAAATTGATACAATTGTTAGAATATCGAATCCCCGACGAGGAGCCACAATTTTCAAGATGA